Genomic segment of Prunus dulcis unplaced genomic scaffold, ALMONDv2, whole genome shotgun sequence:
TTCACAAGCCCCTTTTGTTTGAGAAAAACTTTGAGGGCGACACTGCGCTCCATATTACGGCCAAAACAGGGGATTTAGATACAGCAAGCACTCTTCTCTGTGAAGCCCCAGGCGCTGAAAATGCTGATGAGGTATTCATGTTGCTGACCTCAATAAATAATGAGCAAAACACTCCCNTTGCACGAGGCCCTGATTCATGGTCACCAATCAGTAGCAAAGTGTTTGATAGAGGCCTATcctgccttttctttttatctcaATAAGGACGCAAAGTCCTCTTTGTATCTGGCCGCTGAGGAAGGGTTTGATGAGATCGTGAAactaataaacaaaaaagcagTTGAGAAAAAGCCAGAAGTTCGTGTTAATGGCAAGTCTCCGTTGCATGCTGCAATTCTAGGCCGCCGGAACAATGGTATGTTAGTACATTCAATTAATACTACTACTGTTTTTCTGCCTTTCCACAACGGCTAGTGTGATGGATTTTTgatccaatttttttattattacattttcaacttgaaagaaaaacGCTCATTTGActcatatttttctaatttatacTTTGGCTCCATTAGAAATCTTAAAGATAGTATCAAGCACGGAGGAAATTTTTCTGAGCTCAAAAGATGAGAAGGGGAGGACTCCGCTACATTCTGCAGCATCAATTGGTTATGTAGAAGGGGTTCGCTTCTTATTAGGCAGACGCATCTCTGATTCTCATCAAAGGGATCATGGCGGTAACTTTCCAATCCATTCAGCATCAAGCAAAGGTCATGTCAAGATTGTTAAAGAGCTGCTTCGACATTGTCCCGATTCAAAGGAACTGAAGAACTTTAATGGCGAAAATATACTCCATGTTGCAGCAAGATGCGGTAAAGACAATCTTGTCaaatattttctcaaaaagGGTGAGTTTCGAATGTTGGTAAACCAAAAAGACAGGAACGGAAATACTCCTTTACATTTGGCTACGATGCACCACCATCCCAAGGTTGTCTACAGATTGGCTTGGGATACAAGGACAAACTTAAAGCTCTTGAATGATAGGCACATGACAGCTCTTGACATTACAGAAAGCACTTTGGAAACTATTGCATCATATCATGGGGTAAGTTAGTACTATATCTACTTTTATCACATgactgatgatgatgatgatgattttggctATCATTTCCAAGGGAATTATCCTTGTTCGATTTAGTGTGTTGGGAACAAGTACGCATTAGTTCCAGTTTGGTATATTCTCAAAGATATTGAACAGAGAACTAAAAGgagaaacaaataaattgaGAAAACACTCTAGATTTTATTGAAGTAGGATTACAACTCTATGGCTGATGTAGTTCACCTAAAATGGTTGATATAAAACACACGCCACACATCCAGTGACAGATCCACTTGAGGGGATAGTGACGACTATTGGCCCTACTCACCTTTTTTTACTGCCCATGAAGTTCCTTTGATGCTCTGTTGATCAAGGCAGGTTAGAGAGACAAAATGGCGTGGTATTCTCGGCAGCTGTGGAAGGTTTGGATATCTATGAGACTCTGTGGATTGCAGATTTACAAGTATCTAGCACCCTTATTTGTTACTTGTTGAGTATTTGAATGATGTATGAAACGTGTAGTAGATTTTGTAGATTTGGTCTACATCTTGTCCCcaataagaaaaattcatggatCAGTCACTGCACAGATCCCATATATAAGGAGTTTACAAGATGAAGACAGTGAAGACATGCAAATGCAAAAAAACGTGTggggaaagaaaatgaatagTTGTACTGGGAAAAATGAAGACATCACTAACTATGCATTTATTTGGGCATAAACAAACTATATAGGGAGCTCCAGCTGTGATTAGAAACTCCAAGTTATGTAGCGCTCAAATAGTGATAAACTAAAActtatcatcatcatttaCATGTTAGTACATGTTTTTGTTATCTCTATATGATTTGTTTCTATTTTACCAACGAAATGTGTCTGGTAATTGGATTGTTTCTTCTTGTACTGCGCAGCGGCTTACTTGGACGGTATTGAAATCTGCTTTCGCACAGCGAGCTCAGAGTTTGCATGTcctccaaagaaaaaaacagagatcGCCATTGAAGTTACCAAACGAGGAAAGCATTAGGGACAGGGTGAATACTCTATTGGTGGTTACCACACTTGTTGCCACAATGGCATTTACAGCCGGTTTCACAATGCCAGGTGGCAACAACGGTGACCCCCCTCCGGAGGGCATGGCAATCTTGCTAACCAACGCTATGTTCCAAGCCTTTGTGATTTTTAACACCATAGCTATGTATACTGCCATCCTTGTTGCAGTCTGTCTCATTTGGGCGCAGTTGGGGGACTTAAATTTGGTGGTCACAGCTCTCCGTCTGGCATTGCCGCTGTTGGGGATTGCGCTTACCATGATTTCCTTAGCCTTCATGGCTGGGGTTTATATGGTAGTTAGCAATCTTCATTGGCTTGCCTATGTTGTATTGATCCTGGGagtccttttcattttcactgtCTTAGTAGTTTTCACTCCACTCTTCTGCAAAACTACTTCTGGGTCCCGCATCTTTCGTTGGATCACTTATTTTCCCTTCCGTGTGGAAGTATGGGCTTCTGGAAGTCACAACGATGACTAAGAAGACGACTGATCTCCTCGATACTTTTTGAGAATGTATGTATTATTAACTGTGTAAAAGTAGTAGTTTTTATGTTTCATGCAATTTATGTTGTAGTTAAGAACTTTTTGAGAATGTATGTATTATTAACTgtgtaaattttattttggacaAACTACAAAACACCCTCCAAATTATATagtcattttcaagttcataaTCGCCTGTGAGGACATTTATAAGTACATACTCAAAGTCCTGGAAAACCTATAATTTACCCACTCCGTTAACCAACCtgttaataaatatattaggGTTTTTTGGTCCAATGATCGCTGAATTTTGACCCGATTATCATTTTAGTCCTTGAATTTCCAAAATCGTTCCCAAGTCCTTCAACTTCACTTTCGTTAGAACAAATGGTCATGTCATCAATTTTGTTATCTTCTCTGGTAAATGCAGAGCCAACATGGtctttttgtattatttttaatttacacAATCTGAGTATTCCTTTCACCccaaagaataaaaataaaaactaaaaaaatctTCTTCCAATCGTCCCCATCACAAGGAGGGTGGAGGTCTAGGTTGTGGGAGCTCCATCAGTTGTTGTTGAAGCGGTGGGTTAATTGGCTCGGTGTTGGGTGGAGGTTGTCCATGGCTTTGTTGGGTTGGAGAAAGGGAGATTTATCATTCATCGATTGGTAGAGGGTTTTAATGGGCTTGGCttagggagggagggagataTATGGATGGGAAGAGTTAAGTTGCAGCGGTGGGGGAGTGGATGTGGGGTTTGGGTGCATTAGGAATTATCCATGTACCCCAAGAGTGAGgaaatttctaattttgacCCTCCGCAGTACACCATGTGCCATGCACATGctcaattttaaaagaaaaaattaataaaattgataGCATGACCATTTATtcaaacaaaactaaagttgatggaccatatgaatgattttggaaattgagggaccaaaatgcgAATTGTATCAAAGTTCAAGGACCATTGAACCTAAAAACCCTTTCTAAATGCTAATATGTCAAACATGTgccctattttttttaatgacatcGACTTCCatgcaaacaaataaataatgaaaaattccTTATGGACCCGACAACCCCTAGCACCACACCTCCTACCGCCCCCATTCTCACCACAACACAAACCTTCCCCACCGCCAACTGCTACCCTCAACTCGTGGCCACCATTCCCTCCCCACGTTGACACCCCAGTTTCTCCTCCTCCACGGTCCAAATATGATCCCCCACCCCAAAAGACTGATAACACTCCCACCACACCTAGCCACCTTCACCCCTAACCATACCCACCCCGAGCCGCCGCCCCCAATGCACACCAAACCCCACCAAGCTAGTATACCCCCAATCGCAACCATCCCAACAAAGTACCCAAACACCCACACCGAATGGCGAAATCAGAAATTTTTCTAAGGAtaggttaaaaaaaatttattagcttcttttattatataatatatcatGTCTAGAATTTTTTGTTGGTAGGCGAGGCAACAAAATTAAGTAAAATAAACgacccccaaaaaaacacaaatcaGTAGTAATAAAAATGGAAGCCAATTAATTtgcaaacaaacaacaacaatgaacACAGAGAAGAGAGTGAAGaagtgaaggaaaaagaaagagataagAGAATGAGGAAAAATGATGAAAGCTCTAATGTTTCCatgaagaaacaaatgaaTTCTTGCCATCTTTTGGAGGAGGAAAGAGAATGAGGAAAAATGATGAAAGTAAAATTAAGGGCTCGTTTGTGAGTGATTATGTTTAGACCAAAATCACTTATGGGGAGAGCCACCTCTTTGTACtccatataatcactttaagtgattttaagtgATTCTGGGCAGAAACACTTCCCATGTGCTTCTCCATAAAATTACTTAAACCCACTTAAAGTGATTATTTGGAAAAATGATTAGAAGTGTTTTTTGGCTTATCcagaatcactcccaaacaaaccctaaataaaGAATTCAGGGgagaaagaatgaaaaggaaagctttgaaagatttgaaataaattaatatcttacactttaaaatttggaaagcTTCACGTGGATAtgacaaacaaacaagaaagcaTCACTTGGATAATTCCATTGTGTCATTGCCAAAATACTTGAGTCTGGTCCGTTTGATGGTTCTCGAAAAAGgtactccaaaatcaatccAAGGGTTGGGAAGGGAGTATACTTGCTTAATTTAAATGGAGGTAGGCTCTAGACGGTGggctaatttttttatttacattaGTTTGGCTTGTATAATTAAGGGGTGACTATaatgagtggaaagttataaggggtaagttataaggggttccCTTTATAGCCATCAGATGAATCCAAGGGCTGGGGAGAATTGAGATAAAGTTTCACAATTGGGTAGGTGGGCAACCCAAACCCGAATTGAATATCCAACACGTccaaagagaagaagaagagggaaacacgtccgaaaaagaagcagaagaagcaAGTTCGAAGTCTGTCCtgaaaaaactctctctctctaaaacccagAGGGCTGAGAAACCCAATGAAGGCAACGGCTAACGACAGTTGAAGGCAACGATTGGCCACTCACGTTCTCCAGACCTTGAAAAAGTAGTTATTTTGAGTAGAAGGGGAAAAGTGTGGATTCCAAATCAGTGAAGGGGCGAAGCaggggaaggggaaggagagaagctgtattcgttggaagtggtaggttccatttgtggagcaaagaaacagaaacacccCACACAAACGCCTTGcaataaccagcatttggtgagtaatttatggaatttgagtttagggttagagtaatggttttccccaatttgtaccataaattttgttagatttggcatctcttcgttgtgcttcagttgcatgttaattttttcttgggtatatgttaaaaaaagaatgaaaatcaagtcaataacaagtgaataacatgtcaataatgatctgaataagataatggtgttgaattggaggaggccgtcaaaaccttccacatttgaagcagtgcatagtgcagattatctctctggcgctataatatgtatatatatatatatatatatatattttttttttttcaaataaatatgatttcctctgttactaaatttgcctgagaaacatgagaaaagataataataaactcatgaatagaagtgcaaagcatttgatgagtaatttatggaatttgagtttagggttagagtgatggttttcccaaatttgtaccatcaatgttgttggatttggcatctcttctttgtgcttgaattGCATGGTAATtgttgcttgggtatatgtcaaaaaatgaatgaaaatagATGTCAAtcacatgtcaataacatgtcagtaatgatatgaataagataatggtgttgaattggaggaggccctcaaaaacttccacatttgaagcagtgcagagtgcagagttcctctctggcgctagaatttatatattttttgaaataaatattagttcATTTGTTACTAAAGTTGCGTATGataaatgagaacagataataataaactgatgaataaaagtgcaaagcatttgaaataaaggttgatctaTGATGATTGTGGatgactgaagaaaaagctagaaagaaagatgaaatctgacaattgcttagcaagcagatagcagagtagatgctttgctttgcttccttccactatattttttatttatgtagtttgtgttgtgtatgaaatgacaataattgtcatgtgtgtgaagtgcagaacttgcctagattgcactcacacgagtatggatccataaataaaaaaggtgaaattgtttgtaattcacataagcattgcattaacatgtatttgcacaaaatgtgtcacattgcgttgatgatgttaaagcctgtgatcagtaatccctatgctcatgtaatttgtaaaatttgtaatgtgccttgttgactagttgtgattgtgcaaatacatggtagtatatgtgttcacgttatttgacattgtatttgaggaaatgggatccaacGTGGAGCTGGGATGGCCAGAGGCAGAGGCATATTCGTCACGGGTGAACAACtgctcacatgcaaattcatctctagctgcacttcgagcgaagttgagtgcggaacaattagaacaattcaagacatcatgcttttgccatcttctgaatatagataagattcagtttagcgggcagattgtgcatggggctgtgttgcgtagagtagcggggcagggtgtgaaaaacttggatggactgagtttcttattagggtgtgacgttgctcagttcactcgtcaggatttctgtttgatcacaGGGCTTCGTTTTGGGGAAGTGCCTGAAGTTTCCAGTGGAGAGAGTGATGGAATCAGACTTTGggaaagatattttatagacgaaggaattacatgcaatgctttagaagaagcatttctgaggtgcacagaggaagatgacatctacaagctagctcttgtttactttgctgagttagtggttttgggaagggacaaacatttgaacatcaatctaaattacctgacccttgtagaggacttggatgctttcaacaggtatccgtggggttcggtgtcctttgacaaaacccaagacagtctattttctgcaccaacaaagtatgtgaaaagctttgaaaatgaagacggaagagggaaggggaaaagtaaggTAACGGAAACAAGccggagaaatgagaagggcaagaaggataagcatggtgaagcgcaaaggagtggctggagttttaaaggtttcaAGTATGCTTTCCAGGTACATGGTAATAATGTTCA
This window contains:
- the LOC117613276 gene encoding protein ACCELERATED CELL DEATH 6-like; the protein is MLVNQKDRNGNTPLHLATMHHHPKVVYRLAWDTRTNLKLLNDRHMTALDITESTLETIASYHGRLTWTVLKSAFAQRAQSLHVLQRKKQRSPLKLPNEESIRDRVNTLLVVTTLVATMAFTAGFTMPGGNNGDPPPEGMAILLTNAMFQAFVIFNTIAMYTAILVAVCLIWAQLGDLNLVVTALRLALPLLGIALTMISLAFMAGVYMVVSNLHWLAYVVLILGVLFIFTVLVVFTPLFCKTTSGSRIFRWITYFPFRVEVWASGSHNDD